A window from Mya arenaria isolate MELC-2E11 chromosome 9, ASM2691426v1 encodes these proteins:
- the LOC128245813 gene encoding uncharacterized protein LOC128245813, translating into MASKQIQCEMCGNENAVGNCKSCGYVGEACVDIHKSVNVFQTHTVIMHEAVKMHEDGTDNPNVILRDITEERCEQHPNEKAIFLCKIHDSTMCGRCVHSGHRPCGEEVVDLLNEVVNIDCERVNTMKSLLMEIKDEILLLKNEAEHSKENYKKNADKCVQECMGFENKIKQRVHELTSGIRDGITKKHNENLTIHSHITKLCDEKTKIQTKHTFKGFDFKENKVILKCVFEDLEEVCEHQEEVTGSDDGNANDVGASTTKINQTRRELTVLLSQIKQDLDQSEKARNALCDELKQVKQDKDNSEKKRQILEQELLKAKQGIEESEKTRKGFEQELLKAKQCIEKYEKEKAVFKKQIPHLKDNIKWTQPIGTVEVKNSKNEVGLPVINLSFTFPDGIQTTHHASLRSPYKGGTFMGYLRTDTEGELLCRMLKAAFRRGLMFNLGKEGKVVLDGVSLYNGPVYTYLWIGPNYDRYIQTLKAELSAKGITETNIDQTEKLYETLTVDGR; encoded by the exons ATGGCATCAAAGCAGATTCAGTGTGAAATGTGCGGTAATGAAAATGCAGTTGGAAATTGCAAAAGTTGCGGATACGTTGGTGAAGCTTGTGTAGATATTCACAAGtcagtaaatgtttttcaaacgCATACTGTCATTATGCACGAGGCTGTTAAAATGCATGAGGATGGTACAGACAATCCAAATGTCATATTGCGGGACATCACAGAAGAAAGATGTGAGCAGCATCCGAATGAAAAGGCgatatttctttgtaaaattcATGATTCCACGATGTGTGGCCGATGTGTTCATTCGGGACATCGTCCTTGCGGAGAAGAAGTCGTTGACTTGTTGAATGAAGTAGTTAACATTGACTGCGAGAGAGTCAACACAATGAAGTCATTATTGATGGAAATAAAAGATGAGATTctgcttttgaaaaatgaagCAGAACACAGTAAGGAGAATTACAAGAAAAACGCTGATAAATGTGTGCAAGAATGTATgggatttgaaaataaaattaaacaacgtGTACATGAATTGACAAGTGGCATTAGAGACGGAATAACGAAGAAACATAACGAAAACTTGACCATTCATTCCCATATTACTAAACTGTGTGATGAGAAAACCAA aattcaaacaaaacatactttCAAAGGGTTTgacttcaaagaaaacaagGTCATACTAAAATGCGTGTTTGAAGATTTGGAGGAGGTTTGTGAACATCAAGAAGAAGTTACTGGGAGCGACGATGGCAATGCCAATGATGTTGGCGCATCAACCACAAAAATAAACCAG ACTCGGCGGGAGCTCACTGTACTGTTGAGTCAAATCAAGCAAGACTTAGATCAGTCAGAAAAG GCAAGGAATGCACTTTGTGATGAGCTGAAACAAGTGAAACAAGACAAAGATAATTCAGAAAAG AAAAGACAGATACTCGAACAAGAATTACTGAAAGCGAAACAAGGAATAGAGGAATCTGAAAAG ACAAGGAAGGGGTTTGAACAAGAGTTACTGAAGGCGAAACAGTGTATAGAGAAATATGAAAAG GAAAAAGCAGTATTCAAGAAACAAATTCCACACCTGAAAGACAACATTAAGT GGACTCAACCAATTGGAACAGTTGAGGTCAAGAACAGCAAAAATGAAGTCGGTCTTCCTGTCATCAATTTGAGTTTTACATTCCCGGATGGCATTCAGACG acGCACCATGCGTCCCTGAGAAGCCCGTATAAAGGCGGCACATTCATGGGATACTTGAGAACCGACACTGAGGGCGAGCTGCTATGTAGAATGTTAAAGGCAGCGTTCAGGAGAGGGTTGATGTTCAACTTGGGGAAGGAAGGAAAAGTTGTCCTAGATGGCGTCTCATTGTATAATGGTCCAGTGTATACTTACCT